One Nicotiana sylvestris chromosome 12, ASM39365v2, whole genome shotgun sequence genomic window carries:
- the LOC104244013 gene encoding auxin response factor 6 isoform X1, whose amino-acid sequence MRLSSAGSNQQSPEGENKCLNSELWHACAGPLVSLPAVGSRVVYFPQGHSEQVTASTNKEAEAHIPNYPSLAPQLICQLHNVTMHADMETDEVYAQMTLQPLSPEEQKEASFLPLDLGIPSKQPTNYFCKTLTASDTSTHGGFSVPRRAAEKVFPPLDFSQQPPVQELIARDLHDNEWKFRHIFRGQPKRHLLTTGWSVFVSAKRLVAGDSIIFIWNEKNQLFLGIRRANRSQTVMPSSVLSSDSMHLGLLAAAAHAAATNSRFTIFYNPRSCPSDFVVPLAKYVKAVYHTRISVGMRFRMLFETEESSVRRYMGTITGIGDLDPVRWPNSHWRSVKVGWDESTAGERQPRVSLWEVEPLTTFPMYPSPFPLRLKRSWPPGFPALSGTRIRPLSPSHCFICLKLRVTLRELCELDLIVFQCFVFSHEGMKDDDMVMNPMMWLRDVGDGGTQSINFQGIGVTPWMQPRIDVPIGGMQMDIYQAMAAGALQDLRSVDPSKQALTSLLQLQQSNGVTNSTSGLLYPQLFQQSQGQTAFLPSMAQGQSQVQPVSQPHIFQQQMLHQNSSTTIHQQQQQSPLEQRPPPQQQQAIRQLDSSSQSQQTSLQAFCSTQQESFTDTNVNHSTNSIVNPLHSLSGAVTRDEPSQLVSVPRSSSLLSPTGWPPKRVAVDPVLPSASSQRMSPFIDQPGTPNKNVSQNALSLPTFPGRDCPVGQEGNNDLHNHLLFGFNIDSPSLMQSDMRSLRGVGSDCESANVPFASSNYLSNAGNDFAQNPVMALSGCINVPGFTQTSENAGQESPHNTFVKVYKSGSFGRSLDITKFSSYHELRSELARMFGLEGLLEDPLRSGWQLVFVDRENDVLLLGDDPWPEFVNSVWCIKILSPHDVQQMGKQGLELLNSVSMSRSSNNSCDDFANRSESRNMASGIMSVATLDY is encoded by the exons ATGAGGCTTTCTTCTGCTGGTTCCAATCAGCAGTCTCCTGAAG GGGAGAATAAATGTTTGAATTCTGAGCTTTGGCATGCATGCGCGGGACCTCTTGTTTCCCTACCAGCTGTTGGAAGCAGGGTGGTGTATTTCCCACAAGGGCATAGTGAGCAG GTTACTGCATCAACAAACAAGGAAGCTGAGGCTCATATTCCGAATTACCCAAGCCTGGCCCCACAACTTATTTGCCAGCTTCACAATGTTACCATGCAC GCTGATATGGAGACTGATGAGGTTTACGCTCAAATGACCTTGCAACCGTTGAGTCCT GAAGAGCAAAAGGAGGCATCTTTCCTTCCTTTAGATTTGGGTATCCCTAGTAAACAGCCAACAAATTACTTCTGTAAAACATTAACAGCAAGTGACACAAGTACTCATGGTGGATTTTCAGTACCTCGCCGTGCAGCAGAGAAAGTTTTTCCTCCATTG GACTTCTCTCAGCAGCCTCCAGTACAAGAGTTGATCGCTAGGGATCTCCATGACAATGAGTGGAAATTTAGACATATTTTCAGGG GTCAGCCGAAGAGGCATCTTCTTACAACTGGTTGGAGTGTGTTTGTAAGTGCAAAAAGACTTGTTGCTGGTGATTCAATCATTTTCATCTG GAATGAGAAGAATCAATTATTTCTTGGTATTCGACGTGCCAATCGGTCCCAAACTGTGATGCCGTCTTCAGTTTTATCAAGTGATAGCATGCATTTGGGTCTTTTGGCTGCTGCAGCTCATGCAGCAGCAACTAATAGCAGATTCACCATTTTTTATAATCCAAG GTCTTGTCCTTCAGACTTTGTTGTACCTCTTGCCAAGTATGTCAAAGCAGTATATCATACTCGCATTTCTGTAGGCATGCGCTTCAGAATGTTATTTGAAACTGAAGAATCTAGTGTTCGTCG TTACATGGGCACTATAACTGGCATAGGTGATTTGGATCCTGTTCGTTGGCCAAACTCACATTGGCGTTCAGTTAAG GTTGGCTGGGACGAGTCTACAGCTGGGGAAAGGCAACCAAGAGTCTCCCTATGGGAAGTCGAACCTTTAACAACATTCCCTATGTATCCATCCCCCTTTCCTCTGAGACTCAAGCGATCATGGCCACCTGGATTCCCGGCATTAAGTGGTACTAGGATTCGGCCCCTCTCTCCATCACATTGTTTTATCTGTCTGAAGCTTCGGGTAACGTTGAGAGAATTGTGTGAACTTGATCTAATTGTGTTTCAATGTTTTGTATTTTCGCATGAAGGGATGAAGGATGATGACATGGTAATGAATCCTATGATGTGGCTCCGTGATGTTGGAGATGGTGGAACCCAATCTATCAATTTTCAGGGAATTGGAGTCACACCTTGGATGCAGCCCAGAATTGACGTCCCAATAGGTGGAATGCAAATGGATATTTATCAAGCTATGGCTGCCGGTGCCCTTCAAGATTTGAGGTCTGTGGATCCCTCTAAACAGGCTCTCACTTCGCTTCTGCAACTTCAGCAATCCAATGGTGTCACCAACAGCACTTCCGGACTACTATATCCACAGTTATTTCAACAGTCTCAAGGCCAAACAGCGTTTCTGCCGAGCATGGCACAGGGCCAGTCTCAAGTGCAACCTGTATCCCAGCCTCATATTTTTCAGCAACAAATGCTGCATCAAAATTCATCCACCACTATCCATCAGCAGCAACAGCAATCTCCTCTGGAGCAGCGGCCTCCTCCGCAGCAACAGCAAGCAATTAGACAGCTGGACTCGAGCTCTCAATCACAACAGACATCATTGCAAGCATTCTGTTCTACGCAACAAGAAAGCTTCACCGACACAAATGTGAATCATTCTACCAACTCAATTGTTAATCCACTGCACAGCCTATCGGGTGCAGTTACCAGGGATGAACCATCCCAGCTTGTCAGTGTTCCTAGATCGAGCTCCTTACTATCTCCTACCGGATGGCCACCAAAGAGGGTGGCTGTCGATCCTGTCCTTCCTTCTGCATCTTCACAGCGTATGTCACCCTTCATTGATCAGCCGGGAACACCCAACAAAAACGTATCTCAAAATGCTCTTTCTTTGCCAACGTTCCCAGGTAGGGACTGCCCCGTAGGTCAAGAAGGGAACAATGATCTCCACAATCATCTTTTGTTTGGGTTCAATATAGATTCCCCATCTCTTATGCAGAGCGATATGCGAAGCCTCAGGGGAGTTGGTAGCGATTGTGAGTCAGCAAATGTGCCCTTTGCTTCTTCCAACTACCTAAGTAATGCGGGCaatgattttgctcaaaatccAGTTATGGCACTCTCTGGTTGCATTAATGTACCAGGTTTCACACAGACTTCTGAAAATGCGGGACAAGAAAGCCCACATAACACCTTTGTTAAG GTCTATAAATCAGGGTCCTTCGGAAGGTCATTAGACATCACCAAGTTTAGCAGCTATCATGAGCTGCGAAGTGAGCTTGCACGGATGTTTGGCCTTGAAGGCCTACTGGAGGATCCTTTGAGATCAGGCTGG
- the LOC104244013 gene encoding auxin response factor 6 isoform X2 → MRLSSAGSNQQSPEGENKCLNSELWHACAGPLVSLPAVGSRVVYFPQGHSEQVTASTNKEAEAHIPNYPSLAPQLICQLHNVTMHADMETDEVYAQMTLQPLSPEEQKEASFLPLDLGIPSKQPTNYFCKTLTASDTSTHGGFSVPRRAAEKVFPPLDFSQQPPVQELIARDLHDNEWKFRHIFRGQPKRHLLTTGWSVFVSAKRLVAGDSIIFIWNEKNQLFLGIRRANRSQTVMPSSVLSSDSMHLGLLAAAAHAAATNSRFTIFYNPRSCPSDFVVPLAKYVKAVYHTRISVGMRFRMLFETEESSVRRYMGTITGIGDLDPVRWPNSHWRSVKVGWDESTAGERQPRVSLWEVEPLTTFPMYPSPFPLRLKRSWPPGFPALSGMKDDDMVMNPMMWLRDVGDGGTQSINFQGIGVTPWMQPRIDVPIGGMQMDIYQAMAAGALQDLRSVDPSKQALTSLLQLQQSNGVTNSTSGLLYPQLFQQSQGQTAFLPSMAQGQSQVQPVSQPHIFQQQMLHQNSSTTIHQQQQQSPLEQRPPPQQQQAIRQLDSSSQSQQTSLQAFCSTQQESFTDTNVNHSTNSIVNPLHSLSGAVTRDEPSQLVSVPRSSSLLSPTGWPPKRVAVDPVLPSASSQRMSPFIDQPGTPNKNVSQNALSLPTFPGRDCPVGQEGNNDLHNHLLFGFNIDSPSLMQSDMRSLRGVGSDCESANVPFASSNYLSNAGNDFAQNPVMALSGCINVPGFTQTSENAGQESPHNTFVKVYKSGSFGRSLDITKFSSYHELRSELARMFGLEGLLEDPLRSGWQLVFVDRENDVLLLGDDPWPEFVNSVWCIKILSPHDVQQMGKQGLELLNSVSMSRSSNNSCDDFANRSESRNMASGIMSVATLDY, encoded by the exons ATGAGGCTTTCTTCTGCTGGTTCCAATCAGCAGTCTCCTGAAG GGGAGAATAAATGTTTGAATTCTGAGCTTTGGCATGCATGCGCGGGACCTCTTGTTTCCCTACCAGCTGTTGGAAGCAGGGTGGTGTATTTCCCACAAGGGCATAGTGAGCAG GTTACTGCATCAACAAACAAGGAAGCTGAGGCTCATATTCCGAATTACCCAAGCCTGGCCCCACAACTTATTTGCCAGCTTCACAATGTTACCATGCAC GCTGATATGGAGACTGATGAGGTTTACGCTCAAATGACCTTGCAACCGTTGAGTCCT GAAGAGCAAAAGGAGGCATCTTTCCTTCCTTTAGATTTGGGTATCCCTAGTAAACAGCCAACAAATTACTTCTGTAAAACATTAACAGCAAGTGACACAAGTACTCATGGTGGATTTTCAGTACCTCGCCGTGCAGCAGAGAAAGTTTTTCCTCCATTG GACTTCTCTCAGCAGCCTCCAGTACAAGAGTTGATCGCTAGGGATCTCCATGACAATGAGTGGAAATTTAGACATATTTTCAGGG GTCAGCCGAAGAGGCATCTTCTTACAACTGGTTGGAGTGTGTTTGTAAGTGCAAAAAGACTTGTTGCTGGTGATTCAATCATTTTCATCTG GAATGAGAAGAATCAATTATTTCTTGGTATTCGACGTGCCAATCGGTCCCAAACTGTGATGCCGTCTTCAGTTTTATCAAGTGATAGCATGCATTTGGGTCTTTTGGCTGCTGCAGCTCATGCAGCAGCAACTAATAGCAGATTCACCATTTTTTATAATCCAAG GTCTTGTCCTTCAGACTTTGTTGTACCTCTTGCCAAGTATGTCAAAGCAGTATATCATACTCGCATTTCTGTAGGCATGCGCTTCAGAATGTTATTTGAAACTGAAGAATCTAGTGTTCGTCG TTACATGGGCACTATAACTGGCATAGGTGATTTGGATCCTGTTCGTTGGCCAAACTCACATTGGCGTTCAGTTAAG GTTGGCTGGGACGAGTCTACAGCTGGGGAAAGGCAACCAAGAGTCTCCCTATGGGAAGTCGAACCTTTAACAACATTCCCTATGTATCCATCCCCCTTTCCTCTGAGACTCAAGCGATCATGGCCACCTGGATTCCCGGCATTAAGTG GGATGAAGGATGATGACATGGTAATGAATCCTATGATGTGGCTCCGTGATGTTGGAGATGGTGGAACCCAATCTATCAATTTTCAGGGAATTGGAGTCACACCTTGGATGCAGCCCAGAATTGACGTCCCAATAGGTGGAATGCAAATGGATATTTATCAAGCTATGGCTGCCGGTGCCCTTCAAGATTTGAGGTCTGTGGATCCCTCTAAACAGGCTCTCACTTCGCTTCTGCAACTTCAGCAATCCAATGGTGTCACCAACAGCACTTCCGGACTACTATATCCACAGTTATTTCAACAGTCTCAAGGCCAAACAGCGTTTCTGCCGAGCATGGCACAGGGCCAGTCTCAAGTGCAACCTGTATCCCAGCCTCATATTTTTCAGCAACAAATGCTGCATCAAAATTCATCCACCACTATCCATCAGCAGCAACAGCAATCTCCTCTGGAGCAGCGGCCTCCTCCGCAGCAACAGCAAGCAATTAGACAGCTGGACTCGAGCTCTCAATCACAACAGACATCATTGCAAGCATTCTGTTCTACGCAACAAGAAAGCTTCACCGACACAAATGTGAATCATTCTACCAACTCAATTGTTAATCCACTGCACAGCCTATCGGGTGCAGTTACCAGGGATGAACCATCCCAGCTTGTCAGTGTTCCTAGATCGAGCTCCTTACTATCTCCTACCGGATGGCCACCAAAGAGGGTGGCTGTCGATCCTGTCCTTCCTTCTGCATCTTCACAGCGTATGTCACCCTTCATTGATCAGCCGGGAACACCCAACAAAAACGTATCTCAAAATGCTCTTTCTTTGCCAACGTTCCCAGGTAGGGACTGCCCCGTAGGTCAAGAAGGGAACAATGATCTCCACAATCATCTTTTGTTTGGGTTCAATATAGATTCCCCATCTCTTATGCAGAGCGATATGCGAAGCCTCAGGGGAGTTGGTAGCGATTGTGAGTCAGCAAATGTGCCCTTTGCTTCTTCCAACTACCTAAGTAATGCGGGCaatgattttgctcaaaatccAGTTATGGCACTCTCTGGTTGCATTAATGTACCAGGTTTCACACAGACTTCTGAAAATGCGGGACAAGAAAGCCCACATAACACCTTTGTTAAG GTCTATAAATCAGGGTCCTTCGGAAGGTCATTAGACATCACCAAGTTTAGCAGCTATCATGAGCTGCGAAGTGAGCTTGCACGGATGTTTGGCCTTGAAGGCCTACTGGAGGATCCTTTGAGATCAGGCTGG